One genomic window of Thalassolituus hydrocarboniclasticus includes the following:
- a CDS encoding DUF5690 family protein, with protein MLIMPFQRFHQQVQQRLQQAPAVWFVVFAISAAFMTYFSMYAFRKPFSVAMYDGQTLFGMDYKVILIFAQVLGYLLSKFIGIRVVSGMMHDRRALAIVLLVASAQLALFLFAVLPAPLKPLAMFFNGLPLGMIWGLVFSYLEGRKTSELLGAGLSATFIVASGMVRSVGKALIVYADVPEFWMPFLTGLIFMPLLLISVYALSMIPEPDATDEELRLKRQPMTAADRWQLFGQYWFGLSLLILAFLLFTGLRDFRDNFSAEIWQALGYGNEPAIFTYAGVRIAGMVLVALALLMFIRDNFRAFTANHIAIVLGCFILGYSTWLHQQHWLDSKIWMVALGTGLYLAYIPFNCFLFDRFVALAGGVANAGFLIYLADSAGYTGSVGLLLVKHFYAADISWLNFFVSAVYSTAIVGGLLVTMSWLYFRWRFIRNGQQFQEEPKEQLLASVASTRLK; from the coding sequence ATGTTAATTATGCCGTTTCAGCGTTTTCATCAGCAGGTTCAGCAACGTTTACAGCAGGCGCCTGCTGTCTGGTTTGTGGTGTTCGCCATCAGTGCCGCTTTTATGACGTACTTTTCGATGTACGCCTTCCGCAAGCCTTTCTCGGTGGCGATGTACGATGGCCAGACCCTGTTTGGCATGGATTACAAAGTCATCCTGATTTTTGCGCAGGTGCTGGGTTATCTGTTGTCGAAGTTTATCGGTATCCGTGTGGTGTCGGGCATGATGCACGATCGCCGCGCGCTGGCCATTGTCTTACTGGTCGCCAGTGCGCAACTGGCATTGTTTTTATTTGCGGTATTACCGGCGCCATTAAAACCGCTGGCGATGTTTTTTAATGGTCTGCCACTGGGCATGATCTGGGGGCTGGTATTCAGCTATCTGGAAGGGCGTAAAACCTCGGAATTACTCGGGGCAGGGTTAAGCGCCACCTTTATTGTCGCCTCTGGCATGGTACGCAGTGTGGGCAAAGCGTTAATCGTTTATGCCGATGTGCCGGAATTCTGGATGCCGTTTTTAACCGGCCTGATTTTTATGCCGCTGCTGCTGATTTCGGTCTATGCACTGTCGATGATTCCGGAACCGGATGCCACTGACGAAGAACTGCGACTGAAACGCCAGCCGATGACCGCCGCCGACCGCTGGCAGTTATTCGGCCAGTACTGGTTTGGCCTGAGTCTGCTGATTCTGGCGTTTTTACTGTTTACCGGCCTGCGCGATTTTCGCGATAACTTTTCTGCCGAAATCTGGCAGGCGCTGGGCTATGGCAATGAACCCGCGATTTTTACCTACGCCGGGGTGCGCATTGCCGGTATGGTGCTGGTGGCGCTGGCGTTATTAATGTTTATCCGCGATAACTTCCGCGCCTTTACCGCCAATCATATTGCCATTGTGCTGGGCTGCTTTATTTTGGGTTACAGCACCTGGCTGCATCAGCAACACTGGCTCGACAGTAAAATCTGGATGGTCGCCTTAGGTACGGGGTTGTATCTGGCCTATATTCCGTTTAACTGCTTTTTGTTTGACCGTTTTGTCGCGCTGGCCGGTGGCGTGGCCAATGCCGGATTTCTGATTTATCTGGCCGACAGCGCCGGTTATACCGGCAGTGTCGGGTTGCTGTTGGTTAAGCATTTTTATGCAGCCGACATCAGCTGGCTGAATTTCTTTGTCAGTGCCGTTTACAGCACCGCAATCGTTGGTGGTTTGCTGGTGACGATGTCATGGTTGTATTTCCGCTGGCGTTTTATCCGCAATGGGCAGCAGTTTCAGGAAGAGCCTAAGGAACAGCTGCTGGCTTCTGTTGCATCGACACGGCTAAAATAG
- a CDS encoding UTRA domain-containing protein, whose amino-acid sequence MLPANIEIRDYLAGLIKQSRLKQNERLPSERELVEQFKSTRITVRDALSKLESEGLIYRSNRRGWFVSPPRLEYDPSSRVNFYLLAEQQQRTPATELISQKRIKGPQTARTALAVAADEKLIELVRLRSLDGRPVLYEFIYLPESRFPELMKKDLEGSLTTLMQRDYNVEITHEDNRICVSAVYDQVADALSHINGAPCLEIRRIRYEGERKAVEFDIEHWVHSAIELRIPSH is encoded by the coding sequence ATGCTGCCAGCCAATATCGAAATACGCGACTACCTGGCCGGACTGATCAAACAGTCACGGCTGAAACAGAACGAACGTCTGCCATCCGAACGCGAACTGGTGGAGCAGTTTAAAAGCACACGTATTACCGTGCGCGATGCGTTGTCAAAGCTGGAATCGGAAGGGCTGATTTACCGCTCCAACCGCCGCGGCTGGTTTGTCTCGCCACCACGGCTGGAATATGACCCGTCTTCGCGGGTGAATTTCTACCTGCTGGCGGAGCAGCAACAACGCACTCCGGCCACCGAATTAATTTCACAAAAGCGCATTAAAGGCCCACAGACAGCGCGCACGGCACTGGCCGTTGCCGCTGACGAAAAACTGATTGAACTGGTACGTCTGCGTTCCCTCGATGGCCGCCCGGTGCTGTACGAATTTATCTACCTGCCGGAAAGCCGTTTTCCGGAACTGATGAAAAAAGATCTGGAAGGCTCACTTACCACCCTGATGCAGCGCGATTACAACGTCGAAATTACGCACGAAGATAACCGCATCTGCGTGTCAGCGGTGTACGATCAGGTGGCCGACGCGCTGTCGCATATTAACGGCGCGCCCTGTCTGGAGATTCGCCGTATCCGTTATGAAGGGGAGCGCAAAGCGGTGGAGTTTGATATTGAGCACTGGGTTCACAGTGCGATAGAACTGCGGATTCCCAGTCACTGA